One region of Archocentrus centrarchus isolate MPI-CPG fArcCen1 chromosome 6, fArcCen1, whole genome shotgun sequence genomic DNA includes:
- the hyal6 gene encoding hyaluronoglucosaminidase 6, whose amino-acid sequence MVLIGLCLLLPVLWVGMVDGDQMKPAQPPLIPHRPFVVVWNAPTESCRLRFKVDLDLSIFDIVANLNETLSGPNVTIFYHSHLGYYPYYSNSGIPINGGLPQNQSISKHLSKARADIDKLIPHKDFRGLGVIDWENWRPQWVRNWGSKDIYRKRSKEQIRKFHPNWPESKVEKEAKEGFERAGQAFMNLTLALAQGRRPGGLWGFYLFPDCYNYGYKQQPQHYTGECPNVEHVRNDHLMWLWKESTAFYPSIYLDYELKSSSNTVKFVHYRVKEAMRIASIAHRDFTLPVFVYSRPFYAYTFVVLSESDLVHTIGESAALGASGVVLWGSSEYARSQRNCLTVKKYINGPLGHYVINVTSAAKLCSKALCKKNGRCIRKSLDSGTYLHLNPRFFHIHHNSAPSGPRFHISGHLNNHDILDMKHKFTCQCYQGWTGVYCEVPQTLPPLPPPRQPILPLPHPRENSLLGELLLLLSLHFSCLCIILFLGLCLIIKSLVL is encoded by the exons ATGGTACTGATTGGACTTTGTCTCCTGCTGCCAGTCTTATGGGTTGGCATGGTTGATGGTGACCAGATGAAACCAGCCCAACCACCTCTGATCCCTCATCGGCCTTTTGTTGTAGTCTGGAATGCTCCTACTGAGTCATGCCGGCTTCGGTTTAAGGTGGACCTGGACCTCAGCATTTTTGATATTGTAGCAAATCTCAATGAAACCTTAAGTGGACCAAACGTCACCATCTTCTACCACAGCCATCTGGGATACTACCCATACTACTCTAACTCTGGAATACCAATAAATGGTGGCCTGCCGCAGAACCAGAGCATCTCCAAACATCTTAGCAAAGCCCGGGCTGACATTGACAAGTTGATCCCCCACAAGGATTTCCGAGGCTTAGGAGTCATTGACTGGGAGAACTGGAGGCCCCAGTGGGTCAGAAACTGGGGCTCTAAAGACATTTACCGCAAAAGGTCCAAGGAACAGATCCGAAAATTTCACCCAAATTGGCCAGAGAGCAAAGTTGAAAAGGAAGCAAAGGAAGGCTTTGAGAGAGCTGGACAAGCTTTCATGAACCTGACCTTGGCACTGGCTCAAGGCCGCAGACCAGGTGGGTTGTGGGGTTTTTATCTATTTCCAGACTGCTACAACTATGGCTACAAGCAGCAACCACAACATTATACCGGGGAGTGCCCCAATGTTGAACATGTTCGTAATGACCATCTGATGTGGCTCTGGAAGGAGAGCACAGCCTTCTACCCATCCATCTACCTGGACTACGAGCTGAAGTCCTCCTCCAACACGGTCAAGTTTGTCCACTATCGAGTCAAGGAAGCCATGAGGATTGCATCCATTGCACATAGGGACTTCACATTGCCTGTGTTTGTCTACTCCAGACCATTCTATGCCTACACTTTTGTAGTTCTGTCAGAG AGTGACCTTGTTCACACCATTGGGGAAAGTGCCGCCTTGGGAGCATCAGGTGTTGTCCTCTGGGGATCCTCAGAGTATGCTCGATCACAG AGAAACTGCCTAACTGTGAAGAAGTACATCAATGGTCCTCTGGGGCATTATGTCATCAATGTCACATCAGCTGCAAAGCTGTGTAGCAAAGCATTGTGCAAGAAGAATGGTAGATGCATTCGTAAGAGCCTGGACTCAGGCACTTACCTACACCTGAACCCACGCTTCTTTCACATACACCATAACTCAGCCCCCAGTGGCCCCCGTTTCCACATCAGCGGTCACCTGAACAACCACGACATCCTGGACATGAAGCACAAGTTTACCTGCCAGTGCTACCAGGGTTGGACAGGAGTTTACTGCGAGGTGCCTCAGACTCTgccacctcttcctcctccacgcCAACCCATTTTGCCACTACCTCACCCTCGGGAGAACAGTCTGCTGGGAgagctcctgctcctcctgtcaCTCCATTTTTCCTGTCTGTGCATCATCTTGTTCCTGGGACTCTGTTTGATAATCAAGTCTCTCGTACTGTAG